In one window of Meiothermus sp. DNA:
- a CDS encoding ABC transporter permease: MVLLSALNPTNPNATTPNRLAPIFSEGHPLGTDILGRDTLARVLAGAQNALYVGLIAVGIGLSVGLLLGVLAGYLGGWLDQILSVLLETLYALPALLLALLLAAIFNPGVTTSMVAIGLAAVPAFARVARASVLSVKALPYIEAARALGMGQGRIMLRHVLPNIMGPLVVQASLAFAVAILAEAALSYLGLGTQPPNPSWGRMLREAQSYQELTPYPVIFPGLAIGLAVLGFNLLGDGLRDYLDPRKRS; the protein is encoded by the coding sequence ATGGTGCTCCTCAGCGCGCTGAATCCCACCAATCCCAACGCCACTACCCCCAATCGCCTGGCGCCCATCTTTTCCGAGGGGCACCCCCTGGGCACCGACATCCTGGGGCGCGATACCCTGGCCCGGGTGCTGGCCGGGGCCCAGAACGCCCTCTATGTGGGGCTGATTGCGGTGGGTATTGGGCTTTCGGTAGGGCTTTTGCTGGGGGTGTTGGCCGGATATTTGGGCGGCTGGCTCGACCAGATTTTATCGGTGCTGCTAGAAACCCTTTACGCGCTGCCCGCCCTGCTGCTTGCGTTGCTTTTGGCCGCCATCTTCAACCCGGGCGTGACGACTTCCATGGTGGCCATCGGCCTGGCAGCGGTGCCCGCCTTTGCCCGGGTGGCCCGGGCCAGCGTACTGTCCGTAAAGGCACTGCCCTACATCGAGGCGGCCCGCGCTCTGGGCATGGGCCAGGGGCGCATCATGCTGCGGCACGTGTTGCCCAACATCATGGGGCCGCTGGTGGTGCAGGCCAGCCTGGCTTTTGCGGTGGCCATTCTGGCCGAGGCCGCGCTTTCGTACCTGGGCCTGGGTACCCAGCCCCCCAACCCCAGTTGGGGCCGGATGCTACGCGAGGCCCAGAGTTACCAGGAGCTCACGCCTTATCCGGTCATTTTTCCGGGGCTGGCCATCGGCCTGGCGGTGCTGGGCTTCAACCTGCTGGGCGATGGGCTGCGGGATTATCTTGACCCCAGGAAGAGAAGCTAA
- a CDS encoding carbohydrate ABC transporter permease, with the protein MGRNNAHWFALPAVALLGLFLLYPFLDVLRFSTWDWSGLSEPRVIGLENYRNILRDPDFYNSLRITLIFGVMTLIPFVILSILLALALDGQPYERPIKALLFLPGLVTLGGATVAWYTLFSPEYGALASVLPVPRWDQSPFWALILIMLFTIWRHIGYGVLVVSARLKAIPKTLLEAAAVDGATASQAFRYITLPLLRPAITFLVVIGTVLTLQGYTAVFLLTRGGPFGGTEVLGYYLYKTGFEVGRLGYAAALTVIILLLTLAFALAQARLLREEK; encoded by the coding sequence ATGGGTCGCAACAATGCTCACTGGTTTGCACTCCCGGCGGTGGCGCTGCTGGGCCTGTTTTTGCTGTACCCCTTTCTAGATGTGCTGCGTTTTTCGACCTGGGACTGGTCGGGGTTGTCGGAGCCCAGGGTAATTGGCCTCGAGAACTACCGCAACATTCTGCGCGACCCCGATTTTTACAATAGCCTGCGCATTACCCTGATCTTTGGGGTCATGACCCTGATTCCCTTTGTGATTCTCTCGATACTGCTGGCCCTGGCGCTGGACGGCCAGCCCTACGAACGCCCCATCAAAGCCCTGCTCTTTTTGCCGGGGCTGGTCACGCTGGGCGGGGCGACGGTGGCCTGGTATACCCTGTTTTCACCCGAGTACGGCGCACTGGCTTCGGTACTGCCGGTGCCGCGCTGGGATCAGAGTCCTTTTTGGGCGCTGATTCTGATTATGCTCTTCACCATCTGGCGGCACATTGGCTATGGGGTACTGGTGGTTTCGGCCCGCCTCAAGGCCATTCCCAAAACGCTGCTCGAGGCCGCCGCCGTGGACGGGGCCACCGCTTCCCAGGCTTTCCGCTACATCACCCTGCCCCTGCTGCGCCCGGCCATTACGTTTCTGGTGGTTATTGGTACGGTGCTCACCTTACAGGGCTACACGGCGGTGTTCCTGCTGACCCGGGGCGGCCCTTTTGGCGGCACCGAGGTGCTGGGCTACTACCTCTACAAAACCGGCTTTGAAGTGGGCCGCCTGGGCTACGCCGCCGCCCTCACGGTCATCATCTTGCTGCTCACCCTGGCCTTTGCCCTGGCGCAGGCCCGGCTCTTGCGGGAGGAGAAATGA
- a CDS encoding ABC transporter substrate-binding protein codes for MKHLLASLVLLTGLASAQTEISFWHSMDGPAERVINQFASAFNASQRNYRVTPRLIGDYREGETRLLAALRAGGAPVMFQAEILLFPRLVAEGVVLPLDELANALPKAFTDDLFEAAWDYGLINNRRFGLPFNTSTPVLFFNENQLRARGLKVPSNWREFEQAAKGLTSRTSKGFIALSESWTFEAQVTSRGGNLVTADGRPNFTSREVVEALEFLQRLGREGSTSVRNLSESFFAQTDFIRTKGMMVMASIANWPAAENASFAFKLGVAPIPREPGGKVPLGGAQLVVLRGASPEQQRGAFEFWRFLMEPQNIKTWVEASYYVPLRKSATPLLEAFYRENPYRKVAFEQVAVAQPRPRVPQFAVWRNFLEEALEKALKGSVPARQALEEAQRKAEAAR; via the coding sequence GTGAAGCATCTGCTAGCTTCGTTGGTTTTGCTAACCGGATTGGCCTCGGCTCAGACCGAAATTTCCTTCTGGCACAGCATGGATGGCCCCGCCGAGCGGGTCATCAACCAGTTTGCGAGCGCCTTCAATGCCTCGCAGCGCAACTACCGGGTCACACCGCGTCTGATTGGCGACTACCGCGAGGGTGAGACCCGGCTCCTGGCAGCCCTGCGGGCCGGGGGTGCGCCGGTTATGTTCCAGGCCGAGATTCTGCTGTTCCCCCGCCTGGTAGCCGAGGGGGTGGTGCTGCCGCTGGATGAGCTGGCGAACGCTTTGCCCAAAGCCTTCACGGACGATTTGTTCGAGGCCGCCTGGGATTATGGGCTCATCAACAATCGCCGTTTTGGGCTGCCCTTCAACACCTCGACCCCGGTGCTCTTCTTTAACGAGAACCAACTGCGGGCCAGGGGGCTCAAAGTGCCCAGCAACTGGCGGGAGTTCGAGCAAGCGGCCAAGGGGCTCACGAGCCGTACTTCCAAGGGCTTTATTGCCCTGTCGGAGTCGTGGACCTTCGAGGCCCAGGTGACCAGCCGGGGGGGTAACCTGGTCACTGCCGATGGACGGCCCAACTTTACCTCTCGTGAGGTGGTAGAGGCCCTCGAGTTCCTGCAACGCCTGGGACGCGAAGGCAGTACCAGTGTGCGCAACCTCTCCGAGAGCTTTTTTGCCCAGACCGACTTCATCCGCACCAAGGGCATGATGGTCATGGCCTCGATTGCCAACTGGCCGGCTGCCGAGAATGCTTCCTTCGCCTTCAAGCTGGGGGTGGCCCCCATCCCCCGTGAACCCGGTGGCAAGGTTCCGCTGGGCGGAGCACAACTGGTGGTGCTGCGTGGGGCCAGCCCGGAGCAGCAGCGCGGGGCTTTCGAGTTCTGGCGGTTCCTGATGGAACCCCAGAACATCAAAACCTGGGTGGAGGCCAGCTATTATGTGCCCTTGCGCAAGTCGGCGACGCCCTTGCTGGAAGCCTTCTACCGCGAGAACCCCTACCGCAAGGTGGCCTTTGAGCAGGTGGCGGTGGCCCAGCCCCGCCCCCGGGTACCGCAATTTGCCGTGTGGCGCAACTTCCTGGAAGAAGCCCTGGAAAAAGCCCTCAAGGGTAGTGTGCCCGCCCGCCAGGCCCTGGAAGAAGCCCAGCGCAAAGCGGAAGCTGCACGCTGA
- a CDS encoding ABC transporter permease, producing MFAYTVRRLGFALVTLWLATLLVFGALLLIPGNPAQAILGIDATPADLEALEARLGLDKPPLERYSNWLGGVLRGDLGQSIRYERPISELIVARLGITLPIVVASLLLATLLAVPLGILAARKAGTWVDVAVSTGSLVGIVLPSFWVGLMFIYVFIVWLKLPLPTSFPIGGWENPQRALAALVLPVLTVGLASASFLVRLVRGSVLEVLHQDYIRTAFAKGLGERVVLYKHALRNAALPVVTVLGLEFASLLIATVVVETVFGIPGLGSLSLTAISARDYPLVQGVVLVIAAFIVLMNLLVDFLYALLDPRVSYA from the coding sequence ATGTTTGCCTATACCGTTCGCCGCCTCGGCTTTGCCCTCGTGACCTTGTGGTTGGCGACCTTGCTGGTGTTCGGGGCGCTCCTCCTCATTCCCGGTAATCCGGCCCAGGCCATTTTGGGCATTGATGCCACCCCTGCCGACCTGGAGGCCCTCGAGGCCCGCCTAGGGCTGGATAAACCCCCCCTCGAGCGCTACTCGAACTGGCTGGGGGGTGTGTTGCGGGGCGACCTGGGGCAGTCCATTCGCTACGAGCGGCCCATCTCCGAACTCATCGTGGCCCGGCTGGGCATCACCTTGCCCATCGTGGTGGCCTCCTTGCTCCTGGCGACCCTGCTGGCGGTGCCGCTGGGTATTCTGGCTGCGCGCAAGGCCGGAACCTGGGTGGATGTCGCGGTCTCTACGGGCTCGCTGGTGGGCATTGTGCTGCCCTCGTTCTGGGTGGGCCTGATGTTTATCTACGTCTTTATCGTCTGGCTCAAGTTGCCGCTACCTACCAGCTTTCCCATTGGCGGCTGGGAGAATCCCCAGCGGGCCCTGGCCGCTCTGGTGCTGCCGGTGCTCACCGTGGGGCTGGCCAGCGCTTCGTTTCTGGTGCGGCTGGTACGGGGGAGTGTGCTCGAGGTCTTGCACCAGGACTATATCCGTACCGCTTTCGCCAAAGGGCTGGGCGAACGGGTGGTGCTGTACAAGCATGCTCTCAGGAACGCCGCTTTACCGGTGGTGACGGTGCTGGGGCTCGAGTTCGCCAGCCTGCTCATTGCTACCGTGGTGGTAGAGACGGTTTTTGGCATCCCTGGCCTGGGCTCGCTCTCGCTTACCGCCATCAGCGCCCGCGACTACCCCCTGGTGCAGGGGGTGGTGCTGGTGATCGCGGCTTTTATCGTGCTTATGAACCTGCTGGTAGACTTCCTGTACGCGTTGTTGGATCCGAGGGTGAGCTATGCCTAG
- a CDS encoding carbohydrate ABC transporter permease, with protein MRWLGHLLVATVALLVALPFVWMAYAAFIPPEAVFSGDIFGNLGFSLANFEVLGRGGFWEGFWGRLLFSVLLTGGVTLLQLTTGFLAAYAIKEGAKILPFFLVLLAIPVELLLVPLYGLLVGLKILDTLWALVLPFAASPFIVYLLFQGMRTVPEELLEAARLDGAGHRVLLTRILLPLLRPQLIAAGVLAFAAHWNLVLYPRIVAGSKELKTVQTWITDLQRQNPADWGPLSAAALAATLPLIIIYLLYERRIVETFEEGLKG; from the coding sequence ATGCGCTGGTTAGGGCATTTGTTGGTGGCAACGGTGGCCCTGCTGGTGGCCCTGCCCTTTGTCTGGATGGCCTATGCGGCCTTCATTCCACCGGAAGCGGTATTTAGTGGCGATATCTTTGGAAATTTGGGCTTTAGCCTGGCCAACTTCGAGGTGCTGGGCCGGGGCGGTTTCTGGGAGGGCTTCTGGGGGCGTTTGCTGTTCTCGGTGCTCCTGACCGGCGGCGTGACTTTGCTGCAGCTCACCACCGGCTTTCTAGCGGCCTATGCCATCAAGGAAGGCGCGAAAATTTTGCCGTTCTTTCTGGTGTTGCTGGCCATTCCAGTGGAACTGCTGCTGGTTCCCTTGTACGGCCTGCTGGTCGGCCTGAAGATTCTGGATACCCTTTGGGCTTTGGTACTTCCCTTTGCGGCGAGTCCTTTTATCGTGTACCTGCTCTTCCAGGGGATGCGTACCGTACCGGAGGAATTGCTGGAGGCCGCCCGGCTGGACGGCGCGGGTCATCGGGTCCTGCTGACGCGCATTCTGTTACCGCTATTGCGCCCCCAACTGATTGCAGCGGGGGTGCTGGCCTTTGCTGCCCACTGGAACCTGGTGCTCTACCCGCGCATTGTCGCGGGTAGCAAGGAACTCAAAACCGTGCAAACCTGGATTACCGATTTGCAGCGCCAGAATCCTGCCGACTGGGGGCCGCTCTCGGCAGCCGCCCTGGCTGCAACTTTGCCTTTGATCATCATCTACCTGCTCTACGAACGGCGCATTGTAGAGACCTTTGAAGAAGGGCTCAAGGGCTGA
- a CDS encoding ABC transporter substrate-binding protein, with amino-acid sequence MKKYLVGLLAFLGLGLGLGMAQQRGGAITIAIQTEPAAWDPTQVAGADISRVVYDNVLQGLVKRNPKGEIVPSLASRWTVSNSGLTYTFTLRQGVKFHDGSDFTAQDVLAKFNRARNPDTRASGHLRPDLYRDIANITSPNPSTVVFSLRQPNNDFLFILSRPESLIGPRQRPLAEQRVQPIGTGPFRFAGWERGVAVRLERNPNYYVQGLPYLDRVNFRFLGDGDAQLAGLRAGDLDVIAYSLLPENAVVLSRDSNFKVFSGSATAEAVAGFNNSRPPFNDVRVRRAITLATNKDELIQGAMLGYGTKIGSMRSPGEACYVDLSNFNAYNPDEARRLLAEAGFTNQNPLRFTFNLAAEFPYERRIGEAMVAQLNKLGPLQVTIQVTDFNTWIQRVFSQADYAMTIIGHVEANDTSNYANPRYYWRYNSPRFQQLYTQYLRAPNQTKACEALAAAQRLLAEDAAGVWVMSLPALGAYRARIQNWPDGFLTPAISVAEVWVRQ; translated from the coding sequence ATGAAGAAATATCTGGTTGGACTGCTGGCGTTCTTGGGGCTTGGTCTGGGTTTGGGGATGGCCCAGCAACGAGGGGGTGCGATTACCATCGCCATCCAGACCGAACCTGCGGCCTGGGATCCTACCCAGGTAGCGGGCGCCGATATCTCCCGGGTGGTCTACGACAACGTGCTGCAAGGGCTTGTGAAGCGCAACCCCAAAGGCGAGATTGTGCCCTCGCTGGCCTCGCGCTGGACGGTCTCGAATTCCGGCCTGACCTACACCTTCACCCTGCGCCAGGGGGTGAAGTTCCACGATGGCTCCGACTTCACCGCCCAGGATGTGCTGGCCAAGTTCAACCGGGCCCGCAACCCCGATACCCGGGCCTCGGGCCACCTGCGCCCCGATCTCTACCGTGACATCGCCAACATCACCAGCCCCAACCCCAGCACGGTGGTGTTCAGCCTGCGCCAGCCCAACAACGATTTCCTCTTCATCCTCTCGCGTCCGGAGTCCCTGATTGGCCCCCGCCAGCGCCCCCTGGCTGAACAACGGGTGCAGCCCATCGGTACAGGCCCCTTCCGTTTTGCTGGATGGGAGCGGGGTGTAGCGGTGCGCCTGGAGCGCAACCCCAACTACTACGTGCAGGGCCTGCCCTACCTGGATCGGGTCAACTTCCGCTTCCTGGGGGATGGAGATGCCCAACTGGCCGGTCTGCGGGCCGGTGACCTGGATGTGATTGCCTATAGCTTGCTGCCCGAGAACGCGGTGGTGCTCTCGCGCGACAGCAACTTCAAGGTGTTCTCTGGCTCTGCTACGGCTGAAGCGGTGGCCGGTTTCAACAACAGCCGCCCCCCCTTCAACGACGTGCGGGTGCGCCGGGCCATTACCCTAGCGACCAACAAGGACGAACTGATTCAAGGGGCTATGCTGGGCTATGGCACCAAGATCGGCTCCATGCGTTCGCCGGGCGAAGCCTGCTACGTGGATCTGAGCAACTTCAACGCCTATAACCCCGACGAGGCCCGCCGCCTGCTGGCCGAGGCCGGCTTTACCAACCAGAACCCCCTGCGCTTTACCTTCAACCTGGCCGCCGAGTTCCCCTACGAGCGCCGCATTGGCGAGGCCATGGTGGCCCAGCTCAACAAGCTGGGGCCGCTACAGGTGACCATTCAGGTGACCGACTTCAACACCTGGATTCAGCGGGTCTTCAGCCAGGCCGACTACGCCATGACCATCATCGGGCACGTGGAGGCCAACGATACTTCCAACTACGCCAACCCCCGCTACTACTGGCGCTACAACAGTCCGCGTTTCCAGCAGTTATACACCCAGTACCTGCGGGCTCCCAACCAGACCAAAGCCTGTGAAGCCTTAGCTGCTGCGCAGCGTTTGCTGGCCGAGGATGCGGCAGGGGTATGGGTCATGAGCTTGCCAGCACTGGGGGCGTACCGTGCCCGCATCCAGAACTGGCCGGATGGTTTCCTGACCCCCGCCATCAGCGTGGCGGAGGTGTGGGTGCGTCAATAG
- a CDS encoding SDR family NAD(P)-dependent oxidoreductase, protein MNYKDMFRLDGQVALVVGGGSGIGQASCEALAAQGAAVVVADMKAEFAAETVEKIKASGGQAEALEVNITDAEGVKGLIAGIVERYGRLDVAVTTPSINVRKPILSYTGEEFDRVVNVNLKGTFNVLTEAGRVMAQQGSGSLVAFSSIRSLVVEPGQSVYAMTKAGTVQLVRGLAVELGSKGVRANAIGPGVIDTPLTAPIKSKPDWYNAYAERNILRRWGRPEEVAAAVAFLASPAASYITGTILFVDGGWTAIDGRFTPPL, encoded by the coding sequence ATGAACTACAAAGACATGTTTCGACTGGACGGCCAGGTGGCCTTGGTGGTGGGTGGGGGTTCGGGGATTGGGCAGGCTTCTTGCGAGGCCCTGGCGGCCCAGGGGGCAGCTGTGGTGGTCGCGGATATGAAAGCCGAGTTCGCCGCCGAAACCGTGGAAAAAATTAAGGCCAGCGGTGGGCAAGCCGAGGCCCTCGAGGTCAACATTACCGATGCCGAGGGGGTCAAGGGGCTCATTGCGGGTATTGTGGAGCGCTACGGTCGGCTGGACGTGGCGGTCACGACCCCCAGCATCAACGTCCGTAAGCCCATCCTGAGCTACACCGGCGAAGAGTTCGACCGGGTGGTGAACGTCAATCTCAAGGGCACTTTTAACGTACTGACTGAAGCAGGCCGGGTCATGGCCCAACAAGGCTCAGGCTCGCTCGTAGCCTTTTCTTCCATCCGCTCGCTGGTGGTGGAGCCGGGGCAGTCGGTCTACGCCATGACCAAGGCCGGAACCGTGCAACTCGTCCGGGGTTTGGCGGTAGAGCTAGGTTCCAAAGGGGTGCGGGCCAATGCCATTGGTCCTGGTGTGATTGATACCCCCCTCACCGCGCCCATCAAGAGCAAGCCCGACTGGTACAACGCCTACGCCGAGCGCAACATCTTGCGCCGCTGGGGCCGCCCCGAGGAAGTGGCTGCAGCAGTGGCTTTCCTGGCCTCACCGGCGGCCTCCTACATTACCGGCACCATTTTGTTTGTGGATGGTGGCTGGACGGCTATTGACGGGCGGTTCACCCCACCTCTTTAA
- a CDS encoding ABC transporter substrate-binding protein produces MRLLMLLVMGLGLAWAQRPVEVPFWHTAGPPGQEVLEGMIREFNASQREYRIVPSFVGDYREGGLKLLAALRSGGAPALFHAEISFLGRMAQDNVALPLDEYLGNLPSDFYPSFLQVGKLRGRTYGLPIGLSIPVFFYNADQFAARGLGAPRTWDDVATAAQRLTTRAAKGYTVSSDIYSFNVLVMSRGGAIVNEQGRPDFTNAKAVESLQYLQDLVKRNIAQSRNIAEAQFSVADFLRTKTFMGIAPITMWPLIENRAPIPFKLGVAAVPRSEGGKVPLAGGTLVVLRGASEQQARGAVAFWRFLMEPANIAKWVRATYYMPMRRAAQPLLEDFYREDPRRRVAFSQVEYAEVWLQDPEFTVWYSFLEDALERALKGNANPRQVLEEAQRRANAVERR; encoded by the coding sequence ATGCGTCTGTTGATGTTGCTTGTGATGGGGTTGGGGCTGGCCTGGGCCCAACGCCCGGTAGAAGTTCCCTTCTGGCACACGGCGGGGCCGCCCGGCCAGGAGGTGCTGGAGGGTATGATCCGCGAGTTTAACGCCTCACAGCGGGAGTACCGCATCGTACCGAGCTTTGTGGGCGACTACCGCGAGGGGGGCCTGAAGCTGCTGGCTGCCTTGCGTTCGGGCGGTGCGCCAGCGCTGTTCCATGCCGAAATCTCTTTTTTAGGCCGCATGGCCCAGGACAACGTAGCCCTACCGCTGGACGAGTATCTGGGCAACCTGCCGAGCGATTTTTATCCGAGCTTCTTGCAAGTGGGCAAGTTGCGGGGTCGTACCTATGGTTTGCCGATTGGCCTGTCCATCCCGGTATTTTTCTACAACGCCGACCAGTTTGCCGCCCGTGGACTGGGGGCGCCGCGCACCTGGGACGATGTGGCCACGGCGGCCCAACGCCTCACCACCCGCGCCGCCAAAGGGTACACGGTCTCGAGCGACATCTATAGCTTCAACGTGTTGGTGATGAGCCGAGGGGGGGCCATCGTCAACGAGCAGGGTCGCCCCGACTTCACCAACGCCAAGGCGGTGGAGAGCCTTCAGTACCTGCAAGACCTGGTGAAGCGCAACATCGCCCAAAGCCGCAACATCGCCGAAGCCCAGTTCTCGGTCGCGGACTTCTTGCGTACCAAAACCTTCATGGGCATTGCGCCCATCACCATGTGGCCTCTCATCGAAAACCGCGCACCCATCCCCTTCAAGCTGGGTGTGGCCGCGGTGCCGCGCTCGGAAGGCGGTAAAGTGCCGCTGGCCGGGGGTACGCTGGTGGTGCTGCGGGGGGCCAGTGAGCAGCAGGCGCGGGGTGCGGTGGCTTTCTGGCGTTTCCTGATGGAGCCGGCCAACATTGCCAAGTGGGTGCGGGCTACCTACTACATGCCCATGCGCCGGGCAGCGCAGCCCCTGCTGGAGGACTTCTACCGCGAAGACCCCCGCCGCCGGGTGGCCTTTAGCCAGGTGGAGTATGCCGAAGTATGGCTGCAAGACCCCGAGTTTACTGTCTGGTACAGCTTTTTGGAGGATGCCCTCGAGCGCGCCCTCAAAGGCAACGCTAACCCCCGGCAGGTGCTGGAAGAGGCCCAACGAAGGGCCAACGCCGTAGAGCGGCGCTAG
- a CDS encoding polysaccharide deacetylase family protein — protein MRRFLLVLGVLGLLGGMGWSAWQWYGFLRPGQDFVDLQSIGIVPLSVLCERKIRPPKARLDAATRRLKAQLLEAVYRPLNPRASGEAIVLNYHDVFPRHTADNVWWDITPQEFEQQLAWLKARGARFITLDQLRRHLTLNAPLPKNPVALTFDDNHQGFYEHIYPILKREKIPAAMFVHTDFVGRGGPRARMNWATLRKLDREGLVTIGSHTASHRDLTQLAQPEQRRELLESKWALERQLGRPVVYVAYPEGKADALTLKLAREAGYVMGFTTDWRLPGDSPDMLAIGRYIQTQMPRAWYTLNPEDKPQERIGIVERRLKETPVRLEYRRDLGVRWAMIRGGRAESRLSSYRESVRDFVQQAGAVAGINGTFFADPDLKAQDNTMVGPIVAAPKRFFIPERNPYVMYRIVERPLVAWNPKRMIFVPLKFDMNRPDSIRRFMPDYTDLFVGGVWMVRGGKAVWPLKNPPADHWEPRPRVFFGYAQGEPVLGASLQPVSTALLARMAAAAGVEEAVLLDSGYSTSLVYQDRLVAVGRRWDGVPSRPVPHAIVLLGQLEQARSPTAARQN, from the coding sequence ATGAGACGATTCTTGCTTGTATTGGGAGTGCTGGGTTTGCTTGGGGGGATGGGTTGGTCGGCCTGGCAATGGTACGGATTTCTGCGACCTGGGCAGGACTTTGTAGACTTGCAGAGTATCGGAATTGTGCCGCTTAGTGTCTTGTGCGAACGAAAAATCCGGCCTCCGAAAGCCCGCTTGGATGCTGCTACCAGGCGATTGAAGGCTCAGCTTTTGGAAGCGGTCTACCGCCCGCTCAACCCTCGTGCCTCGGGGGAAGCCATTGTGCTCAATTACCACGATGTGTTCCCCAGGCACACTGCGGATAATGTCTGGTGGGACATAACCCCCCAGGAGTTCGAGCAGCAGCTCGCCTGGCTCAAGGCCAGGGGCGCTCGTTTTATTACCCTCGATCAACTTCGCCGACACCTGACCCTGAACGCGCCTTTGCCAAAAAATCCTGTAGCCCTCACTTTCGACGACAACCACCAGGGCTTCTACGAGCATATCTATCCCATCCTCAAACGTGAAAAAATCCCGGCGGCCATGTTTGTCCACACCGATTTCGTGGGGCGCGGAGGGCCCCGGGCCCGCATGAACTGGGCCACACTGCGCAAACTGGATCGAGAAGGGCTGGTGACGATTGGTTCCCATACCGCCTCGCACCGCGACCTGACCCAGCTCGCGCAGCCGGAGCAGCGTCGGGAGCTTTTGGAGTCGAAGTGGGCGCTGGAACGCCAATTAGGCCGCCCGGTGGTCTACGTTGCCTATCCCGAAGGCAAGGCCGATGCCCTGACCCTCAAACTGGCCCGCGAGGCGGGCTATGTCATGGGCTTCACCACAGACTGGCGCCTGCCGGGCGACTCGCCGGATATGCTGGCCATTGGCCGCTACATCCAGACCCAGATGCCCCGCGCGTGGTATACCCTCAACCCCGAGGACAAACCCCAAGAGCGGATCGGCATTGTGGAGCGCCGCCTGAAAGAAACACCCGTGCGCCTGGAGTACCGCCGCGACCTGGGCGTGCGCTGGGCCATGATTCGGGGGGGGCGGGCCGAAAGCCGGCTCTCGAGCTACCGCGAGAGTGTGCGCGACTTTGTACAGCAGGCTGGAGCGGTGGCCGGCATCAACGGCACCTTTTTTGCCGACCCTGACCTCAAAGCCCAGGACAACACCATGGTAGGGCCCATTGTGGCAGCGCCCAAACGCTTTTTCATTCCGGAGCGCAACCCTTATGTGATGTACCGGATTGTGGAGCGCCCCCTGGTGGCCTGGAACCCCAAACGCATGATTTTTGTGCCGCTTAAGTTCGACATGAACCGGCCCGACTCGATCCGGCGCTTCATGCCGGACTATACCGACCTTTTTGTGGGCGGAGTCTGGATGGTGCGGGGGGGCAAGGCGGTCTGGCCGCTCAAGAACCCCCCCGCCGACCACTGGGAACCCCGCCCCAGGGTGTTTTTTGGCTATGCCCAGGGCGAGCCGGTGCTGGGCGCCTCCTTGCAGCCGGTGAGCACAGCCCTGCTGGCCCGGATGGCCGCAGCGGCGGGAGTCGAAGAGGCTGTCTTGTTGGATTCGGGTTACTCGACCTCGCTGGTGTACCAGGACCGGTTGGTGGCAGTGGGTCGGCGGTGGGACGGGGTGCCCAGCCGACCGGTACCGCATGCCATTGTGCTTTTGGGGCAGCTCGAGCAGGCCCGGAGCCCTACTGCTGCCAGACAGAACTAA